Within Phycisphaerales bacterium, the genomic segment CTTCAAGCCACCACCGGACCAATTGTCCGCGACCGGCGCGCAATAGGATTGTAGCGGCACAACCGCGACCCGGCTCGATCGGTATAATCCGCTGCCCCATGGTACCCTGTGGTGCCGTGCTGGCCTGATCTCGCCGTGGACAGTCCGGAGACTCGACGCGTGACCCCGAACAGCCAGTCCCCAGATTTCTACCACCTCGATGGGCTACTCACCGAGGACGAGCGCCAACTCCGCGACATTGTCGCCCGCTGGGTAGATGAGCGGGTGCTGCCGATCATCGCCGAGTGCTTCGAGCACGAGCGCTTCCCTCGGGAACTCGTACCCCAGATGGCTGCGATGGGACTCTTCGGACCGACCTTCCACGACTACGGCTGCGCTGGTGTCAGCAACGTCGCGTATGGCCTGATCATGCAGGAGCTGGAACGGGGCGACAGCGGCCTACGCAGCTTCGCTTCGGTACAGAGCGGACTGGTGATGTACCCGATCCATCGTTACGGATCGGAGGAGCAAAAGGCACAGTGGCTCCCGGATCTGGCCGCGGCGCGCAAGGTGGGGTGCTTCGGCCTGACCGAGCCCGATGGGGGCTCCGATCCCGGCACGATGAAAACGCATGCGCGGCGCGACGGCGGCGACTGGGTGCTGAACGGCGCGAAAATGTGGATCACGAATGGCACGGTAGCCGACGTTGCGGTGGTCTGGGCTCAGACCGCCGACGGTGTCCGGGGCTTCCTGGTGGAGCGGGACACCCCGGGCTACACGGCACGTGATATCGCCCACAAGTTCTCACTGCGGGCGTCCGTGACTTCGGAATTGTTCTTCGACCACTGCCGCCTCCCGGCCTGCAACCAGTTGCCGACTGCCGAGGGGCTGGGAGCGCCGTTGAGCTGCCTGACACAAGCTCGGTATGGAATTGCCTGGGGGGCGATCGGTGCGGCGCAGGCCTGTTACCAGGAGGCCCTGCAGTTCGCACGGCAGCGCGTGCTGTTCGGCAAAGCCCTGATTCACAAGCAGATGATCCAGGTGCGGCTGGCGGACATGCTGCGGCGAATCACAACCGCGCAACTGCTCGCCTGGCAGCTCGGGCGACTCAAGGATGCCGAGCAGATGCATCATACGCAGGTGTCGCTGGCGAAGTGGAATAATGTGCGGATGGCGCTCGATGTCGCGCGCGAGGCGCGTGACCTGCTCGGCGCGGGCGGCATCAGCGTGGAATGCAGCCCTGTGCGGCACATGCTGAACCTGGAAAGCGTGATTACCTACGAGGGCACGGAGACGATCCACCAACTCATCGTCGGGCGGGAATTGACGTGCGAAGCGGCATTCTGACGCGGCGTGGCACGCGCGCGCCGGTGAGCACCTACGCGAACCGGGCCAGCGGATGCTTGTACATCCGCCGGCCCGGCACTGAATCCTGCTCTTGCGAACACGGCCTCCGACGGCCTAGCGGCGACGCAGCAGCGCCAGCCCGCCCAGCGCAAGGAGCGCCAGCGAGGTCGGCTCCGGCACGACTTGGCCGCGAATCTCACCACCCGGGAAGGTCTGCGTGTGGACGTTGACGTACCAGAGTCCGGCCAGCAGGTCGGCCTTGTGCAGGTCGGAAATAATTGTGTTACCAACGAACGGACTGGCCAGCCCACCACCACCGATATTGACGGTGACGCCTGCATTCACGCCGATCGGCGCTGGACCGTGGAAGTGCGCCGCTGACACCGGCGCAACCAGATCCTGGTAG encodes:
- a CDS encoding CHRD domain-containing protein; protein product: MRRLATAIALLALATGIASADVITYNFTLDGLQEVPPNASPGSGFATVTLDTSTNLLSWNVSYQDLVAPVSAAHFHGPAPIGVNAGVTVNIGGGGLASPFVGNTIISDLHKADLLAGLWYVNVHTQTFPGGEIRGQVVPEPTSLALLALGGLALLRRR
- a CDS encoding acyl-CoA dehydrogenase family protein, which gives rise to MTPNSQSPDFYHLDGLLTEDERQLRDIVARWVDERVLPIIAECFEHERFPRELVPQMAAMGLFGPTFHDYGCAGVSNVAYGLIMQELERGDSGLRSFASVQSGLVMYPIHRYGSEEQKAQWLPDLAAARKVGCFGLTEPDGGSDPGTMKTHARRDGGDWVLNGAKMWITNGTVADVAVVWAQTADGVRGFLVERDTPGYTARDIAHKFSLRASVTSELFFDHCRLPACNQLPTAEGLGAPLSCLTQARYGIAWGAIGAAQACYQEALQFARQRVLFGKALIHKQMIQVRLADMLRRITTAQLLAWQLGRLKDAEQMHHTQVSLAKWNNVRMALDVAREARDLLGAGGISVECSPVRHMLNLESVITYEGTETIHQLIVGRELTCEAAF